Proteins co-encoded in one Stomoxys calcitrans chromosome 5, idStoCalc2.1, whole genome shotgun sequence genomic window:
- the LOC106086534 gene encoding uncharacterized protein LOC106086534 isoform X2 has translation MEEIEYLEEYEDIVLQPGPASNSAGTSATNAKIDNDEGSSSSLDQDIFNILFDNHSDDDNDDQPQARRNELNTNSKVVSRASVDSIDLLNDLGEQVAKEFEDKGNIAGPSTKKTLNSQKKLSTIAKLQRGCVVKKGGNSALSTKAQSTAGGVQRNLTDAKGPSSTNALSKSYINRSSLPVRTYQSLTSKTIQVKGIAGSPTLKDPTVKRRPATIIKPEKIVSKDPPEDPLNLDDHSSSGYTLSDVSGETYNSISEFDDDENFNSNIDNLDNESSNSQVIDISNDSSGSRSQFEDLRVSTPSPVISEDRDLSYLPGEPKRSSPKFMANHEIIKSLLNKGEKPKLLQLLNEHDKADIKEKCCSLSTEISSKDLCEQKDVPKAMNRDMESPGTMSHDSYFSVVNEMLEESYAEAMKNSRHDGLPNQEVGAEMEIENENDSDRKDDRVADNTTEISREEEETEKPKQLHEIEKFVDDEHGFQGFQDSTAGNNEIDKAALAVVHKYTASVENKINPTTKSKCVTSDVPTTSQLTEFPTAASKILKGKCSTKTISQDKRSAEKGKESLKKNIEIQLTEFPTVASKILKEKCSTKTISQDKRSADQGKESLIRNTVEFQRGPIRNPFVQRTHKQSSRETIPKAISKDNSQERSHCGSQPQYNNKKEQLNSKNQPKTSTDNIKKSKSDESLHYERKLNTSLGTVRSESDRKELKNKTVAEEKDKILTEAPRKAVFYECKKNSQKTNSHEKLMSDEEKYKSDILHSQDKISKSASKDHSQTLNVKYESSGKEAMQRILEAKVTVSLQRIEVEKNAKMKASTHEKQNKAGSNNKKLPQKETETSQTKTPSTKIPEETSDNEMKTIDTANVSHKVYEPNQGEDIEFKPSTKTKTTTDNPQNDHQREVDDKKIATKDAEQKSSKSETKTVKEPKRVELVSVHSDKGYNVYDTKCDPNKTKPSKKESEREKGLQRKDTDLKAKIDIASKTHKTYLEGLKEERNIANEDVSSLKYTSIEADSIKCVINKEIAIRGDKKTPHSTIAHNEENNMSSTLNPKSSAGEQATSKIDVSLVEKEENKPENVEIKFKNVMPNNNQNVSSMKELAAQDANSKRSVVNTEQLFAKQSPCTKVIGEGKTIASNGDKVSKNNKDQCKARSNENPFENKNKVNITPPRSSKQSPKTDKSLPKDDELKDQRLNTNKGDITRKDKKEDECEAENKNKKNNSPEVIAKTPTQLQEDDNGTHSPRKQMRKTRGVKNCSEASTDENISKLLEEERLSIQTQRFARKTRNSTPTCDNLEKEFQSNQTEGLSELSNARAPTPCASAKEDNQSTKKSRSTVDKSNDDHKQKQKLTKNENLADITSQSTITTIKSSCGKDDKERTFWNSVPKENLSNNLALKSGTNLKDGDSFSFKTNSPDIKTKIAIQQETTQEAVEAIKQDEGHSDSDGNTLISCNARTSSTISLSSKEDFNRAQGKSKKEIKQTMAPQAALSDAADKVEVPVTANHSRNIFDNCSKTVDAVPLICKEMQKSLACSESSDISVHQDVSKSETSSSRNAPLHDLREEKKRMVQTTTKCVRENLSAIKNKPIIDRGRSLRNREMETNFSTDGLVEMNSFKQPKREISPKSEYTLKRKLRSPALDTLSQSSNSKRQKNESSRNRDSNSAVVYTPSIEGSKTISSTTRFSTKASDFSSHGTPKRQAEELQTQSVCENVSISFEHLGGVSNVKTPDIIQKQASEIQAPVMATLSVNSKRLRNIQKSREKVCPNKTSVVPDKRRPKISPEKSPNSTKVLSFAEWLETNGRKDFTQESQTIEERNKFRRRQNKSMGNLQQPDSKTKYYKHDFVAKQALQLPTEQTTVRNNITITNAEDVDLKGQDDENVSTLTRTENIPVRRGVTKNLFETSHTKPDVHPKQSLEHKDSVSVGEVRQNLQDSSRSAKNCEEVKSCLIKTSSTRTCPKIKKRRVAGIGRKTKRNIRVKRKDILVRALPSMKHEKVKGKRTEIDILIESMSKEMKDGGIEDLLNTSNIVKRQRISTKRRCAIDSGKSAEETTCAEANTNLISTKESPRKSPVKNCSPQGKHRKSALLKSSANESFLMEAEKALIDEIEIKNMNTCFLQPMPSGQQKNIHRNKNVNKFQFKAPHPPQATILQFANAPSKSSSSERISHINENISDKGDVDKIEISPSSKFVPPMMCRKFRVRLNSSFVRKYWQILKKEGQIKTQPHSTHLTKSDTLRNFKNARKLHDATSLSISKNKEIGRNKISFGLEEAVGLNQVPNLQSRKVSAKKDYKKDIAIRKESITPSTNDLGHSVDLFKEGRQSVRNIQSLSPNFEPSDSVKTVSSALPESVNKQPVSSVSEQALPVELKNEFIDENPTNMDDAILPDTPTLMARAQSITQAAASALSNTIMPTDIRLLTNDPSSTTNTYVPSFGVSPTLVDSKGTRMYTFLHPAKYSRNHGNVLLDFCCPNLDGPMPAIDPTRIHAQVQTPVIELPSFIVLTTKVVTRAELESNSSVIPAIIRKKAEKLRNSIALHQNTSAPPHIQAKAIMSVPQTLLPPHTRSPVAITMGTPQINTTENQLSPTVNALTKYLPSTTTITPKLCSSLPQSTFAVHHSCSPNTNLISPITVVPNSSAMLNEMQINLLRSNLRRFDVIFKKLVQPFDKLNFAERHQIIDNLVSIGKFLPKDLERTIVLMEEYLKQINKLHEPQISSLNNYAMPIAETLPTLPIMQMPPLQPSPQIASSQQIFNSTTSRKQVDHPETNKARRVESTQKNNTTTGKQRQVPIYDTERNIIGYQLQVIAPPQSTVPSHTKPTMSPTTSKAVVSSTSLDSANRNQKKPVKRPANDSPRIFYASQPLKASTPKISLNSPTYSSKTLTQDNSYEKSHQGHIVTTVRSAGPSAGTETITTTTTLATVKRITRSRAAGSKIIIVSRSNSNEESILPDINQQTEIKNEKDIDFVA, from the exons ACTTAGACGACCATTCATCTTCCGGTTACACCCTCTCTGACGTATCCGGTGAAACGTATAATAGCATTAGCGAATTTGACGACGACGAAAATTTCAACAGCAATATTGACAATTTAGACAACGAATCCAGCAACTCCCAAGTTATTGATATATCGAATGACTCCAGCGGATCCcgttcacagtttg AAGATTTACGTGTATCAACACCATCTCCAGTGATTTCGGAAGATCGTGATTTAAGTTACTTACCGGGTGAACCAAAACGAAGTTCGCCCAAATTTATGGCTAATCATGAGATTATAAAAAGCCTTCTGAACAAgggagaaaaaccaaaattattgCAGCTTCTAAACGAGCATGATAAAGCGGACATAAAGGAGAAGTGTTGTTCGTTGTCTACAGAGATTTCGAGTAAAGATTTATGTGAGCAAAAAG ACGTACCAAAAGCTATGAACCGGGATATGGAATCGCCAGGAACTATGTCTCATGACTCTTACTTTTCCGTAGTGAACGAGATGTTGGAGGAGTCCTACGCAGAAGCTATGAAAAATAGCAGACATGATGGTTTACCAAATCAAGAAGTTGGGGCTGAAATGGAAATAGAAAATGAGAATGATTCAGACCGTAAAGATGACCGAGTAGCAGACAATACAACAGAAATAAgcagagaagaagaagaaacagaAAAGCCCAAACAACTACATGAAATAGAAAAGTTTGTGGACGATGAGCATGGCTTTCAGGGATTTCAAGATAGTACTGCCGGTAATAACGAAATAGATAAGGCAGCCTTAGCCGTCGTACATAAATATACCGCCTCGGTCGAAAATAAGATCAATCCAACTACCAAGAGTAAATGTGTTACTAGTGATGTACCAACTACTTCGCAACTCACCGAGTTTCCGACAGCGGCCTCCAAAATATTAAAAGGAAAATGTTCAACAAAAACCATCTCACAAGATAAGAGATCGGCTGAAAAAGGTAAAGAatcattgaaaaaaaatatagaaatacAACTCACGGAGTTTCCGACAGTGGCCTccaaaatattaaaagaaaaatgttcaacaaAAACCATCTCACAAGATAAAAGATCGGCTGACCAAGGTAAAGAATCATTGATAAGAAATACAGTTGAATTTCAGCGAGGACCAATAAGAAATCCGTTTGTTCAAAGAACACATAAACAAAGTAGTAGGGAAACAATTCCGAAAGCAATTTCTAAAGACAACTCTCAAGAACGCTCGCATTGTGGAAGCCAGCCtcaatataacaacaaaaaggaGCAGTTAAATTCgaaaaatcagccaaaaacaTCAActgataatataaaaaaaagcaaatccGATGAAAGTCTACATtatgaaagaaaattaaatacttCATTGGGAACGGTCAGGAGCGAAAGTGAcagaaaagaattaaaaaacaaaaccgtTGCAGAAGaaaaggacaaaattttaacagaagCACCTCGCAAGGCCGTTTTCTATGAATGTAAGAAAAACTCCCAAAAAACCAATTCCCATGAAAAACTAATGAGCGatgaagaaaaatataaatccGACATCTTGCATTCGCAAGATAAGATTTCAAAATCCGCATCTAAAGATCACTCTCAAACCTTGAATGTTAAATATGAAAGTTCAGGAAAGGAAGCTATGCAACGCATTTTGGAAGCTAAAGTCACAGTTTCTCTTCAACGCATAGAAgtagaaaaaaatgcaaaaatgaaAGCATCAACgcatgaaaaacaaaataaagctgGGTCTAATAACAAAAAACTCCCGCAAAAGGAAACAGAAACTTCACAAACTAAGACACCGTCAACAAAAATTCCAGAAGAAACCAGTGATAACGAAATGAAAACAATTGACACTGCGAATGTGTCTCATAAAGTATATGAGCCAAACCAAGGCGAAGATATAGAATTTAAACCtagtacaaaaacaaaaactacaacAGATAATCCACAAAATGACCATCAAAGAGAAGTAGACGATAAAAAAATAGCTACAAAAGATGCAGAACAAAAAAGTTCAAAGAGCGAAACTAAAACAGTTAAAGAACCAAAAAGGGTAGAACTAGTTTCAGTGCATTCTGATAAGGGATATAATGTATATGATACAAAATGTGatccaaataaaacaaaaccatCTAAGAAGGAAAGCGAAAGAGAAAAAGGTCTTCAGAGAAAAGATACGGATTTGAAAGCTAAAATCGATATTGCATCTAAAACGCACAAAACGTACTTGGAAGGATTAAAAGAGGAAAGAAACATTGCAAATGAAGACGTGAGTTCTTTGAAGTATACTTCCATTGAAGCGGACTCCATAAAgtgtgtaataaataaagaaattgcaattagAGGCGATAAAAAAACACCGCATAGTACGATAGCTCATAACGAAGAGAACAATATGTCGTCTACCTTGAACCCAAAATCTTCCGCAGGAGAACAAGCAACATCAAAGATAGATGTTAGCCTAgttgaaaaagaagaaaataaaccTGAAaatgtagaaataaaatttaaaaacgtCATGCCCAACAACAATCAAAACGTATCAAGCATGAAAGAGCTTGCAGCACAAGATGCAAATAGCAAACGTAGTGTTGTAAATACGGAACAACTTTTTGCAAAACAATCGCCTTGTACGAAGGTCATTGGCGAAGGAAAAACAATCGCGAGTAATGGTGACAAAGtatcaaaaaacaacaaagaccAATGCAAGGCAAGATCAAATGAGAatccatttgaaaacaaaaacaaagtaaatATTACTCCACCAAGATCATCAAAACAGTCTCCTAAAACCGACAAAAGTTTGCCAAAAGACGACGAATTGAAAGACCAACGTTTAAATACGAATAAGGGCGATATAACACGAAAGGATAAAAAAGAGGATGAGTGTGaagctgaaaataaaaataaaaaaaataattcgccAGAAGTAATAGCTAAAACGCCTACTCAATTGCAAGAAGATGACAACGGAACCCACAGTCCAAGAAAACAAATGCGAAAAACTCGAGGAGTCAAGAATTGCTCGGAAGCCAGTACTGATGAAAACATTTCCAAATTATTAGAAGAAGAACGTTTATCAATACAAACTCAACGGTTTGCGAGAAAAACTAGAAATTCCACTCCAACATGTGATAACTTAGAAAAGGAATTTCAAAGTAATCAAACAGAGGGTTTATCAGAACTATCAAATGCAAGGGCGCCTACACCGTGTGCATCAGCAAAAGAAGATAATCAATCAACTAAGAAATCCCGGTCTACTGTGGATAAAAGCAATGACGACCataagcaaaaacaaaagctaacgaaaaatgaaaatttagctGACATCACGAGTCAGTCGACAATAACCACAATTAAAAGTTCTTGCGGCAAAGATGATAAGGAAAGAACCTTTTGGAATAGTGTGCCAAAAGAAAATCTCTCCAATAATTTAGCATTAAAAAGTGGAACGAATTTAAAAGATGGTGATTCATTTTCATTCAAAACAAATTCACCTgacataaaaactaaaattgccATTCAACAAGAAACAACGCAAGAAGCTGTGGAAGCTATAAAACAAGATGAGGGTCATTCCGATAGTGATGGAAATACACTAATCTCATGTAATGCTCGAACATCTTCCACGATATCTCTATCTTCCAAAGAAGATTTCAATAGAGCACAAGGAAagtcaaaaaaagaaattaaacaaACAATGGCGCCACAAGCCGCTTTATCAGATGCCGCTGATAAGGTAGAAGTTCCAGTTACTGCAAACCATTCCCGAAACATATTTGACAACTGTTCAAAGACCGTAGATGCAGTGCCCCTCATTTGCAAAGAAATGCAGAAATCATTGGCTTGCTCCGAAAGTTCTGACATTTCTGTACATCAGGATGTTTCAAAAAGCGAAACCAGTAGTTCGAGGAATGCACCGTTACATGATTTGCGGGAAGAGAAAAAGCGGATGGTACAAACTACGACGAAATGTGTGCGGGAAAATTTGTCTGCAATTAAAAACAAACCCATAATCGATCGTGGGCGGTCCCTGAGAAATAGAGAAATGGAAACTAATTTCTCAACAGATG gtTTAGTCGAAATGAATTCATTTAAACAACCAAAAAGGGAGATCTCGCCGAAGTCGGAATATACATTGAAACGAAAACTACGCTCTCCAGCGTTGGACACTCTTTCGCAATCATCTAATTCAAAACGTCAAAAAAATGAGTCAT CCCGAAATCGGGATTCGAATTCAGCTGTCGTTTACACACCATCCATtgagggttctaaaactatttCTTCGACAACGAGATTTTCCACGAAAGCGTCTGATTTTTCATCACATGGCACACCAAAGAGACAGGCTGAGGAACTGCAAACCCAATCTGTTTGTGAAAATGTCTCAATTTCCTTTGAACATTTGGGCGGTGTTTCTAATGTAAAGACTCCGGATATAATTCAGAAACAAGCATCCGAAATCCAAGCACCTGTTATGGCTACTCTTTCGGTAAATTCAAAAAGATTAAGAAACATTCAAAAGTCAAGGGAAAAGGTCTGCCCAAACAAAACTTCGGTTGTCCCTGACAAAAGACGGCCCAAAATCTCTCCCGAGAAATCTCCGAATTCAACTAAAGTATTGTCATTTGCCGAATGGCTTGAAACTAACGGTCGAAAAGATTTCACTCAAGAATCTCAAACTATTGAAGAACGCAATAAATTTCGTAGACGCCAAAATAAATCCATGGGTAATCTTCAACAGCCtgattcaaaaacaaaatattacaaaCACGATTTTGTTGCAAAACAGGCATTACAATTGCCAACGGAGCAAACAACAGTTAGAAATAATATTACCATTACCAACGCAGAAGACGTTGATCTGAAAGGCCAAGACGACGAAAATGTTAGTACATTGACACGCACAGAAAATATACCCGTAAGGCGCGGTGTAACGAAAAATCTCTTCGAAACTTCACACACCAAACCAGATGTTCACCCGAAGCAGAGTTTGGAACACAAGGACAGTGTATCAGTAGGAGAAGTGAGGCAGAATTTGCAGGACAGTAGTCGCAGTGCTAAAAATTGCGAGGAAGTAAAGAGCTGTTTAATAAAAACTTCAAGTACTCGTACTTgtcccaaaattaaaaaaaggaggGTAGCGGGCATAGGACGTAAAACGAAACGAAATATTAGAGTAAAAAGAAAAGACATTTTGGTACGAGCCTTACCTTCGATGAAACATGAAAAAGTTAAGGGGAAAAGGACAGAAATTGACATATTAATAGAGTCAATGTCTAAGGAAatgaaggatgggggcattGAAGATTTATTGAATACCAGCAATATTGTAAAGCGGCAACGAATATCTACAAAACGGAGATGCGCAATTGATTCAGGTAAGTCTGCGGAAGAGACTACTTGTGCTGAAGCAAATACAAATCTTATATCCACGAAAGAGTCACCCCGAAAGTCCCCAGTAAAGAATTGTTCACCGCAAGGAAAACATAGGAAATCTGCTCTTCTTAAGAGTTCCGCAAATGAATCATTTTTAATGGAGGCTGAAAAGGCATTAATAGATGAAATAGAGATCAAAAACATGAACACGTGTTTCTTGCAACCAATGCCAAGCGGCCAACAGAAAAATATCCATAGAAACAAGAATgttaacaaatttcaatttaaggCGCCCCATCCTCCacaagctacaattttgcaatttgcaaatgcTCCAAGTAAATCTTCATCTTCAGAACGTATTTCGCATATAAATGAAAATATAAGCGATAAAGGTGACGTTGACAAAATTGAAATCAGTCCAAGTTCTAAGTTTGTGCCTCCAATGATGTGTCGTAAATTCAGAGTACGGTTGAATAGTAGTTTCGTAAGAAAATACTGGCAAATACTAAAGAAAgagggccaaattaaaacacAGCCACACTCAACACACTTGACCAAGTCGGATaccttaagaaattttaaaaatg CTCGAAAATTACATGATGCTACATCGCTATCCATTTCGAAGAATAAAGAAATcggcagaaataaaatttcttttggtCTAGAAGAAGCTGTTGGCCTAAACCAGGTGCCGAATCTTCAAAGTCGTAAAGTCAGTGCAAAGAAAGATTACAAAAAAGACATTGCAATTAGAAAAGAATCTATCACACCATCCACAAATGATTTAGGACACTCTGTTGATTTATTTAAAGAAGGCAGACAAAGTGTGCGAAATATCCAATCGCTTTCTCCAAATTTTGAACCTTCAGATAGTGTTAAAACAGTTAGCAGTGCTTTACCGGAATCAGTCAATAAACAACCTGTAAGCAGTGTCAGCGAACAAGCTTTGCCCGTAGagttaaaaaatgaatttattgATGAAAATCCCACCAATATGGATGACGCTATACTTCCTGACACACCAACGTTAATGGCTAGGGCTCAGTCTATAACACAAGCTGCAGCAAGCGCCCTTTCAAATACAATAATGCCAACAGATATAAGGCTGTTGACAAATGACCCTTCATCAACGACAAACACATATGTCCCATCATTTGGTGTGTCGCCAACTTTGGTTGATTCCAAAGGAACAAGGATGTATACGTTTTTACATCCTGCCAAGTACAGCCGAAATCACGGCAATGTCCTACTAGACTTCTGCTGTCCCAATTTGGATGGTCCAATGCCTGCTATTGATCCCACAAGAATACATGCTCAGGTGCAAACACCAGTGATAGAACTGCCATCATTCATTGTGTTGACAACAAAAGTAGTAACTCGTGCCGAATTGGAAAGCAACTCTTCAGTCATTCCCGCAATTATTAGGAAGAAAGCAGAGAAGTTGAGAAACAGCATAGCCCTTCATCAAAATACATCTGCACCCCCGCACATTCAAGCAAAAGCTATAATGTCTGTACCACAGACGTTATTGCCACCACATACCCGTTCCCCTGTGGCAATTACTATGGGAACTCCACAAATCAATACCACTGAAAACCAATTGTCGCCGACCGTGAATGCACTAACGAAGTATTTACCTTCTACTACCACAATAACTCCTAAATTATGCTCCTCCTTACCACAATCGACTTTTGCCGTGCATCATTCATGTTCCCCTAATACTAACCTAATATCACCGATAACTGTAGTACCAAACTCGTCAGCTATGTTAAATGAGATGCAAATAAATTTGTTGCGTTCGAATCTTAGGCGTTTCGatgtaatttttaaaaagttagTTCAACCTTTCGACAAGCTGAACTTTGCCGAACGGCACCAAATTATCGATAATTTAGTATCTATcggaaaatttctgccaaaagaTTTGGAGCGAACCATAGTTTTGATGGAGGAGTAtcttaaacaaataaacaaattgcATGAACCGCAAATTTCTTCTTTGAACAACTATGCCATGCCCATAGCCGAAACACTACCAACATTGCCTATTATGCAAATGCCGCCTTTGCAGCCATCTCCTCAAATTGCATCAAgtcaacaaatttttaatagcaCCACTTCCCGGAAACAAGTCGATCATCCAGAGACTAATAAAGCAAGAAGGGTTGAGtccacacaaaaaaataatactaCTACGGGAAAACAACGGCAAGTGCCAATTTATGATACTGAGCGAAACATTATTGGCTACCAACTGCAAGTCATTGCCCCCCCGCAATCAACGGTACCGTCTCACACAAAGCCGACAATGTCACCAACAACATCGAAGGCGGTTGTTTCCTCAACTTCATTAGATTCAGCCAACCGTAATCAGAAGAAACCTGTCAAAAGACCCGCCAATGATTCTCCCCGTATATTTTATGCTTCGCAACCATTAAAAGCGTCCACACCAAAAATAAGCTTAAATTCGCCTACATATTCTTCAAAAACTCTGACGCAAGATAATTCATACGAAAAATCGCAT CAAGGACATATTGTAACCACTGTTCGCTCTGCTGGCCCATCTGCGGGAAcggaaacaataacaacaacgacaacattgGCGACAGTAAAACGTATTACGCGTAGTCGTGCTGCCGGTTCAAAAATTATTATAGTGTCTAGGTCGAACTCCAATGAGGAATCCATATTACCCGATATCAACCAGCAAACAGAAATAAAGAACGAGAAGGACATCGATTTCGTGGCATAA